The DNA region AAATGCTCTTACCAGGTTCACCTGCCTTTAATGCAAGCTGAATTAAGAAAGCAGTATCCTTTGGTCTTAATTTTGTTTTTAGATATTTCTGATTCTTATAAACGATGAGATTCCCAAGAAATTTGATTTCATATACAGGTGCTTCTTTGTTAAACAAAGGTAACCTCAAGATTGCCTTAGGTAATCCAGTTGGTTTCCCTCTTCGTAAAAGATTTAAAATGACTTCAGGGAAAAATAGAATAAAGAAGTTTAGATACCCGGTGATTTTGTTTTTGCTTGCGTATTTTAAAAGAGAACTATATCCTTTAGTTTTTTTGCTCTGATTGAGTCTCTGCATCGTTGTAAGCAATTTAATAACAGGGAAACCGTGAATTTCTCTGTGTGAACGGGAAACCCCAAGAATGATTTTTCTTACAATCACTTTACGGTGCATTTTCAATTTCTTGAGAAGAGGAATATATTTTTTGATAAGGGATCTTCCTTTTTTCTCTACTCCCAGAGCATAATAAAGCGCGGCTTGGGTAAGAGAGGCAGAATGAAGATAATTAAACAGTTCAGCCTTTTTTGCCTTCTGGAAAGCATATTGAGCATATTTAGAGGCGGAATGGATCTTTCCTTGTGCTAGGAAACATTGTGCTCGTACAATTGTGCCAAGAGCTTTAAGCTCTTCTCTTCTTGTCTCTGCCTCTTTCAATAATCTAATTGCTGAGCGATATTCACCAGAAATAAAGAAAAAAGAAGCAATCTGTGTTATCGGAATCTTTATATTCCAAATTTTCTCTTTTCTTAAATATGGTTTTATAAGTTCTCTCAGTGACTTGAAATCTTCCATAAAGGAGTAAACAGAAATGAGTTCTGTTAAGAAACCTTCTGTGTTGTAATATCTTAGCATCTTTTTACATTTCCTTACACACCTATGAGCTCTTTTAGGTTTCAAAAGATTTGCCCAGGCAATACCTTCTGATAATAAAAATGTGAACTCTATTCCAGGGTCTTTGACTCCTTTTACCAAAGGTCTTAGGTGATGTATAAGTTTAATATGTTCCTCCGTTTTATTCATCCACTCTAAGGCAATTAACTCTTCAATCCCCGCTCGGATTGATGAGTAATACATTTTTCTTTTCTCAAAGAGTTGTCTCAATTTCTTGCTTTTTTCCCTGTACTCAGGGAAAGGAATTTTACCAAAAAGCAATGTTAACTTCTCCAATCTTCTCTTTAAAGAAAGAAGTTCATCTGGCACCTTTTCAAGAAACTTTGGATTTTTAAAGACATAAAGGGAATTAAGCAGTTTGGCAGCCTCTCTTACCTTTTTTCTTTGTAAATATTCTTTAATCATTTCTGACTTGACTGAATCCTCTTTATTCTGAGAAACATAGGCTATAAAATTGTCTGAGTATTTCTTTCTAATAAATCCAGTGTATCCATATCTTTTCCAAACATTCCAAATTCCCTTGATAGAAACTCTCAATCCTTGTGTTTTTAGAACCTTCCTTGCTTCTCTGACTGTTAAAGCAGGATTTTTTTCCTTCAGGAGTGCAATTTTTG from candidate division WOR-3 bacterium includes:
- a CDS encoding helix-turn-helix domain-containing protein; protein product: MFPQMCQIEPERRLQIAQHYLNNNTTLMQTANKFNVHYRSVYKWVKLYKKEGKQRLLSTYRRVWNRYPEELETKIALLKEKNPALTVREARKVLKTQGLRVSIKGIWNVWKRYGYTGFIRKKYSDNFIAYVSQNKEDSVKSEMIKEYLQRKKVREAAKLLNSLYVFKNPKFLEKVPDELLSLKRRLEKLTLLFGKIPFPEYREKSKKLRQLFEKRKMYYSSIRAGIEELIALEWMNKTEEHIKLIHHLRPLVKGVKDPGIEFTFLLSEGIAWANLLKPKRAHRCVRKCKKMLRYYNTEGFLTELISVYSFMEDFKSLRELIKPYLRKEKIWNIKIPITQIASFFFISGEYRSAIRLLKEAETRREELKALGTIVRAQCFLAQGKIHSASKYAQYAFQKAKKAELFNYLHSASLTQAALYYALGVEKKGRSLIKKYIPLLKKLKMHRKVIVRKIILGVSRSHREIHGFPVIKLLTTMQRLNQSKKTKGYSSLLKYASKNKITGYLNFFILFFPEVILNLLRRGKPTGLPKAILRLPLFNKEAPVYEIKFLGNLIVYKNQKYLKTKLRPKDTAFLIQLALKAGEPGKSISLDKIYYNFWRNSVNPPRNLSHLLVRIKKELKIPSHLIEVSYRKDNPVLINRGIHFITDYGEYEQSLAQAKALLRAGEWEFAKKEFLRAFKLFRGEPFRKMYDDWSDDKRLEVLFSYEKEVKTFADELRKRGKTEEAERVLERAERIVGSE